The following coding sequences are from one Paenibacillus tundrae window:
- the nasC gene encoding assimilatory nitrate reductase catalytic subunit NasC: MTPSINVEKTASMLQVQETQCPYCSVQCKMTVREVARSVTGERRAEYIVEGVPNKASQGRLCVKGMNAHQHALSKERLLHPLIRRNGELVTSSWSEVTEFISEKFSHLQESYGVDTIGVYGGGSLTNETAYLLGKFARIGLGTKYIDYNGRFCMSAAASAGSKVFGMDRGLTFRLSDIPLARCIVLAGTNIAECQPTLLPYFNEAKENGAFIIVIDPRKTATAGIADLHLQIKPGMDALLADIMMKLIIDAGDVDHQFIGDRTHGFEQLQQELAEMDLVEAAAKCGIELEQIRQAALAYGQADTAMVMTARGVEQQTDGHMAVRHFLNLVLATGNIGKPGCGYGAITGQGNGQGGREHGQKADQLPGYRSIENEQDRAYVASVWGVDPASLPGKGVSAYEMMELVHDQKIRGLFVMGSNPVVSNPNVRLVEEGLRKLDFLVVADMFLSDTARMADVVLPVTAYLENEGTLTNLEGRVLLREQGVPAPGEALHDWDILCRIAAEMGKASYFQFQSAEEIFNELREASRGGVADYYGITYERLRHEKGIYWPCPSVENTGEGLVFAERFAHADGRASFTAEASPGWNEVSREFPLILTNGRVLPHYLTGVQTHRSPTLEARELENFVELHPTTASRHRIRDGEWVEVQSVYGSFTVRSRVKEHIREDTLFVPMHWGGIQNVNRATRPELDPYCRMPGFKTAAVTIRPLRLV; encoded by the coding sequence ATGACACCATCTATCAATGTGGAGAAGACAGCTTCAATGCTCCAGGTACAGGAAACGCAGTGTCCCTATTGCAGTGTGCAATGTAAGATGACGGTGCGTGAAGTGGCTAGGTCGGTTACAGGTGAACGTCGAGCGGAATACATCGTCGAAGGGGTTCCGAATAAGGCTTCACAAGGACGGCTGTGCGTCAAAGGCATGAATGCACATCAACATGCGCTCAGCAAAGAACGTTTGTTGCATCCACTGATCCGTCGGAACGGTGAGCTTGTAACCAGTTCATGGAGCGAGGTAACCGAGTTCATATCGGAAAAGTTCAGCCATCTGCAAGAGAGTTATGGAGTAGACACAATTGGCGTGTATGGTGGAGGTTCTCTTACCAATGAGACGGCTTATTTACTCGGTAAATTCGCAAGGATCGGTTTAGGAACGAAGTACATCGACTATAACGGACGGTTCTGTATGTCGGCAGCGGCTTCGGCTGGCAGTAAAGTGTTTGGCATGGATCGGGGACTAACATTTCGTTTATCGGATATTCCGCTCGCACGTTGTATTGTGCTGGCCGGTACGAATATTGCCGAATGTCAGCCTACACTGCTTCCTTACTTTAATGAGGCAAAAGAGAATGGGGCATTTATTATCGTGATTGATCCACGCAAGACTGCCACTGCGGGGATCGCTGATCTTCATTTGCAGATTAAACCGGGAATGGATGCGTTGTTGGCAGATATTATGATGAAGCTAATTATAGATGCAGGCGATGTAGATCATCAGTTTATCGGGGATCGGACTCATGGGTTTGAACAGTTACAACAGGAACTGGCGGAGATGGATCTGGTAGAGGCTGCTGCCAAGTGTGGGATTGAGCTTGAACAGATTCGTCAGGCTGCGCTTGCTTATGGTCAGGCGGATACCGCAATGGTTATGACTGCCCGTGGGGTTGAACAACAGACCGATGGACATATGGCGGTCCGGCATTTTCTGAATCTGGTGCTGGCGACAGGTAATATTGGTAAACCCGGCTGTGGTTATGGCGCAATCACTGGTCAGGGTAACGGGCAGGGTGGTCGCGAGCATGGACAGAAAGCCGATCAATTACCAGGCTATCGCTCCATTGAAAATGAGCAAGATCGTGCTTATGTTGCATCTGTGTGGGGTGTGGATCCAGCGAGTTTGCCGGGAAAAGGGGTCTCTGCTTATGAAATGATGGAACTGGTTCATGATCAGAAGATTCGTGGTTTATTCGTGATGGGATCCAATCCAGTGGTGTCGAACCCTAATGTACGTTTGGTGGAAGAAGGTCTGCGTAAGCTGGATTTTCTAGTCGTGGCAGATATGTTTCTCTCGGATACAGCACGAATGGCTGATGTGGTGCTACCCGTTACAGCATATCTGGAGAACGAGGGGACATTAACGAATCTAGAAGGCCGTGTTCTACTTCGTGAGCAGGGGGTACCAGCACCGGGTGAGGCGCTTCATGATTGGGACATCTTATGTCGCATCGCTGCGGAGATGGGCAAGGCTTCGTATTTTCAATTCCAGTCTGCCGAGGAGATCTTCAATGAACTGCGAGAGGCCAGCCGGGGAGGCGTTGCTGATTATTATGGAATCACGTATGAACGACTACGTCATGAAAAAGGGATCTATTGGCCTTGCCCGTCAGTGGAGAACACGGGAGAAGGATTAGTATTTGCTGAACGCTTTGCTCACGCAGATGGCAGAGCCTCCTTTACTGCAGAGGCGAGTCCAGGTTGGAATGAAGTATCCCGAGAATTCCCGCTAATTCTCACGAATGGGCGTGTGCTTCCGCATTATCTTACCGGCGTACAGACGCATCGAAGCCCGACGCTTGAAGCACGCGAGCTGGAGAACTTTGTTGAGCTTCATCCAACTACGGCTTCTCGTCACCGCATTCGGGATGGTGAATGGGTAGAGGTTCAATCTGTCTATGGTAGCTTCACGGTTCGAAGCAGAGTGAAGGAGCATATTCGTGAAGATACGTTGTTCGTACCGATGCACTGGGGCGGCATTCAGAATGTGAATAGAGCTACAAGACCTGAACTGGACCCGTATTGCCGTATGCCCGGCTTCAAGACGGCAGCCGTTACGATCCGTCCTTTGCGTTTGGTATGA